The proteins below come from a single Chryseobacterium sp. MA9 genomic window:
- a CDS encoding GxxExxY protein — protein MEVHKNLGVGLLENVYKAALAYELKMQGLNVRQQLSLPLKYKEVYIENAYRIDLIVVVKSVLELHPIFHSQVLTYLKQTNIKLGLLINFNNELIKYGIHRIVNKFIDE, from the coding sequence ATAGAAGTACATAAGAACTTAGGAGTTGGTCTTTTAGAAAATGTATATAAAGCAGCTTTAGCTTATGAATTAAAGATGCAGGGGCTTAATGTTAGGCAACAGTTATCCTTACCTTTAAAGTATAAAGAAGTATACATAGAAAATGCATACAGAATTGATTTGATTGTAGTAGTAAAATCTGTATTAGAGCTACATCCTATTTTTCATTCACAGGTATTGACGTATCTGAAACAGACTAATATAAAATTGGGATTACTTATTAATTTTAATAATGAACTTATTAAATATGGAATCCATAGAATTGTAAACAAATTTATTGATGAATAG